The following is a genomic window from Motilibacter rhizosphaerae.
GCGTGATCCGCAGCTCGGTCTCGACCGTGCGCAGCGCGAGGCTCAGCTCGCGCGCGTAGACCTGCGTCAGGGGCATGTTCTGCAGCACCAGCAGGACCATCACGCCCACGTCGACCCAGAGCACGCGCAGCGGGCGCTCCTCGACGACGGCGTCGATGGTGTTCGCCGTGAGCAGCGGCATCACCCACACCGGCGAGTGCTTGCAGGCGAAGGCGACCGTCGCGAGCAGGAGGTGGCGGCGCTGCCCCCGGTAGAGCCGCCGTGCGGTCTGGACGGGGTGCTCGGGGGAGAACACCTCCGCCGGGATGGTCCCGCTGGTCACCCGTGGCCTCCTCGGCGTCCGTGGCGCCCCGAGTCTAAGCCCGCCTTCCGTACGTCACGCAAGGAAGTGTGCGAGGCTGCGCCCATGCCGAGGTACGGGTTCAACGTCCAGTGGCTCTTCACCCAGAGCCGCCCCCCGCAGGGGCCCGACGAGCGCGTCCTCGACGCGGTCGCCGCATGGGGCTTCGACTTCCTGCGGCTGCCGACCGACTACCGCCACTGGGCGGTCGGCGGCGACCCCTTCCGGGCTGACGAGGCGGTGCTGCAGCTCGTCGACCAGGCCCTCGAGGCCTGCCGGCAGCGCGGCATCCACCTGAGCCTCAACCTGCACCGCGCCCCCGGCTACGTCATCACCGGCTGGGAGACCGAGCCGTACGACCTGTGGTCGGACCAGGAGCCGCAGGACGCCTTCGTCGCGACCTGGGAGCGGTTCGCCGAGCGCTACCGCGGCGTCCCCGGTGAGGCGCTGAGCTTCGACCTCGTCAACGAGCCCCCCGCCCTGGGGCTGCGCGGGTTCTCGCGCGACGCGCACGAGCGCGTCATCCGGCGTACGCACGCCGCCGTCCGCGCGGTCGACCCGCAGCGCCCGGTGGTCATCGACGGGCTGGACGGCGGGAACCTCGCCATGCCCGAGCTCGCGGACCTGGCCGGCACGACGCAGAGCGTGCGCGGCTACCAGCCGATGGCGGTGTCGCACTACCGCGCCGAGTGGTGGCCGCCGAGCGCGGAGCTGCCCGCCCCCGCGTACCCCGTGGAGTACGACGGCCGGCACTGGGACCGCGCCGGACTGCGGGCGTCGTACGCGCCGTGGCGCCAGCTCGAGCAGCGTGGAGTGCCGGTGCACGTGGGGGAGTTCGGCTGCTACGAGCACACGCCGGACGACGTCGCGCGCGCCTGGTTCGCCGACCTCTTCGCGGTCTTCGCGGAGTTCGGCTGGGGCTACGCGCTCTGGGAGTTCGAGGGGCCGTTCGGGGTCGTCGGGCACCACCGCCCGGGCGCGGCCTTCGAGCAGCGCGACGGGTTCCTCGTCGACGTGGGCCTGCTGGAGCTCCTCCAGTCCTCGCGCGTGCGGGACGCGGTGACCGGCTAGGGCGCCAGCTCGCCGGAGCCCCGCTGGACGAGCCATGTGGGGACGACGACCTGCCGCGGGGGGCTGACGAGGTCGTCCTGCCTCCACAGGGCGAGCCGCACGGCCGCGCGGCCCATCTCCCCCGGGTCGTGGGCCACCACGCTCACGCCGAGCGTCGCGGCGAGGTCGAAGTCGTCGAACCCCACGAACGCGAACGGCTGCAGCATCCCCTGCCGCACCGCCAGGATGCCGACGCTGGCCTTGTTGTTGCCCGCGAGCAGGGCGGTGGGCGGCTCGGGCAGGGCGAGCAGCGCCCGGGTAGCGCGCTCGGCCTCCGTCGCGTCGGTGGCGTCGTGCCGCTCGTACTCCGGGCGCGGGGCGATGCCGGCCGCGGCGAGCGCACGGCGGTAGCCCGCCAGCCGCTCCTCGTGGGTGTACAGGGTCGGCGCGCTGCCGACGAAGGCGACCCTGCGGTGGCCGTGCTGGACCAGGCTGCGCACCGCGGCCTCGGCTCCGGCGGCGTTGTCGAAGACCACGCTGTCCGTGACGAGGTTGCGGGCCGGGCGGTCCACGCAGATGACGGGCGTGCCGAGCTGGCGCTCGCCCTCGAGGTAGCCCTGGTCGGGGGCGATGGGCACCAGCAGCAGGCTGCGGACGCGCCGCTCGAGCATCGCGCCCACGACCCGCTGCTCGTGCGCGGCCTCGTCGTCGGTGGCGGCGATGACGAGGGTCAGCCCGTGCTCGGCGAGCTCGCGCTCGATGCCCGCGGCGACCTTGGAGTAGAACGCGTTGGACAGGTCGCCCATGACGAACGCCACCGTCGTGGAGACCCCGCCCCTGCGCAGGTCGCGGGCGAGGGAGTTGGGCCGGAACCGCAGCCGCTGCGCTGCTTCGAGCACGCGCGTACGCGTCTCGGGCGAGACGCTGGAAGACCCCGCGAACACCCGCGAGACCGTCTTGCCGGAGACGCCCGCCAGCCGCGCGACGTCGGTCACGGTCGCCCGGGACAGGGCGGGGCTGGGGGCGGAGGGGCCGCTCTCGTCCGCGGTGCGCTCCTGCACCGGTATGCCCGTGCGGGCCTGCGTGGCGCTCGCGATGGCGTCGCTCGACGCTGTGCGGGGGCTGTCCACGGCGGGCACGCTACCAGCCGTCGTCCGCGCCCACCCCCAAGTCAACGATAGACATCAACTCGTCCGGCTTCAGGGGCCGCGACTACGGTCGTCTCGTCGCCCTGGAGGAGATCCCGTTGCCCTTCAACCCTTCCTCCCTGTCATGACTGGTGCTCTGCCGCCCGCGGCCGGGGCCTCGAGCGAGAGCGCTGGTCGATGACAGCGATGACATGGGGTCTTGACGGCAGCTCGAGTGATGCCTAGGTTCGGCGGCACACCTACTTACGACCTGTTGCTAAGTCCAGCGCGGGTCGGCCGCAGTGTCAACGCTGACATCGAAGGGCTCCTCATGAAGAAGCAAGCAGCCGTCGTGCTGGCCTCCGCCTTCGCCCTCGCGGCGTGCGGCAGCAGCGGCGGGAAGGACACCACGGCGAGCAGCAGCGCGGCGGGCGGCTCCGCCGGCGTCTCGGCCGCCTCCGGCGCGTCAGCAGCCCCGGCGGGCGGGGAGGTCGCCGGCGACCTGACCGTGCTCACGCACCGCACGGACCTGGTCAACACCGTGTTCAAGGACTACGCGAAGACCTTCGAAGCGAAGTACCCGGAGGTCCACGTGAAGTTCGAAGCCGTCACGGACTACGAGCAGACCGTCCGCACGCGGCTCAACACCAACGACTACGGCGACGTCGTCGAGATCCCGGGGTCCGTGACGCCCGACCAGCTCTCGAAGTACTTCGTGCCGCTGGGCACGGTCGACGAGGAGAGCGCGAAGTACAACTGGGTCCGCCCGCAGTCCTACCAGGGCGAGTCCTACGGGCGACCGATCGTGGGCAACGCGCAGGGCATCCTCTACAACCGCAAGGTGTGGACGGCGGCGGGGGTCACCGACCTGCCGAAGACGCCCGACGAGTTCCTCGCCGATCTGCAGAAGATCAAGGACACGCAGAAGGGCGTCACGCCGTTCTACACGAACTACAAGGACGGCTGGCCCGTCACGCAGTGGATCGGGATGCGCGACTCCATCACGGGCGATCCCGACGTCGACAACGCGTACGCGCACAGCGACGCGCCCTGGGCGTCAGGGACCTCCCTCAACATCACCGACACCCTGCTCTACGACATCGTGCACCAGGGCCTGGCCGAGAAGGACCCGACGACCACCAACTGGGAGGCGTCGAAGAAGCTCATCGGCACGGGCAAGGTCGCGACGATGGCGCTCGGCTCGTGGGCGATCGTCCAGATGCAGGCCGCCGCCCCGTCCAAGGACGACATCGGCTACATGCCCTACCCGTACCAGAAGGACGGGAAGTTCTACTCGCAGACCGGTGGCGACTACAACAACGCCATCAGCATCCACTCGAAGAACAAGGCCGCAGCCAAGGCGTGGATCGACTGGTTCTCCGACGAGTCGGGCTACGCCGACCACGAGGGCGGCATCCCGGTCAAGAAGGGTGCTCCGCTCCCGGCGACGCTGTCGGACTTCACGAAGGCCGACGTCCAGCTGATCGAGCTCAACCCCGCTCCCGCCGGTGAGGAGGGGCTGTTCAACCGGATCGACCAGAAGTCCGAGATCGGCGTGAACGACCCCAAGTACCACCAGCGCATCATCGACGCCGCACGCGGCGCGAAGAAGGAGACGCTGCAGCAGATCTTCGACGACCTCGACGCGAAGTGGGCAGCTGCCCGCAAGTCCACGACGTAGCCCGAGCCCACTGCTCCGGCAGCGCGGCGGGCGCTGTCCCGTACGCCGCGCTGCCGGCACCACCCTGAGGAGACGAGGAGACATGACCGTCGTCATGGGCCGCGCCGCCCGCGAGGCGCGGGGCAGTGGCAGTCCGCGGGGTGGCTCCGGCCGTGCGCGGAAGCAGCCGCTGCTCACGACGCTGACGCCGTACCTCTTCCTGCTCGTGCCCGTCACCCTGCTGCTGGTCTTCGTCTACCTCCCGAGCATCGACCTCGTGTGGTACGGGTTCAGCGACTACGCGGGGCTGGGGACGCCCAAGTGGGTCGGACTCGCGAACTACCAGGAGGTCTACCAGCGCCCGGAGCTCTTCCGGGCTTTCTGGGTCAGCCTCTACTACATGGTCGGCAGCGTCGTGCAGATGGTGCTCGCGCTCTACCTCGCGACCGTGCTCAGCTTCAGCGTGCGCTTCCGCAACCTCTGGAAGGGCATCATCTTCTTCCCCTTCCTGCTCAACACCGTGGCCATCGCCATGATCTTCCAGTTCGCCTTCCAGGAGAACGGCACGGTCGACGCGGTGCTGTCCCTCGTGGGGCTGGGCTCCGTCAAGCAGCAGTGGCTGGGCAACACGAGCATCGTCAACTGGTCGATGGTGACGGTGTCGATCTGGCGCTACCTCGGCCTGAACTTCGTCATCTTCCTCGGGGCGATCCAGTCGATCCCCGGAGCGCTCTACGAGGCCGCGGACCTCGACGGTGCCAGCCGCTGGCAGCAGTTCCGCTACATCATCTTCCCCGGTATCAAGCCGCTGGTGGCGCTGTCGTTCATCCTCAGCATCGCCGGCTCGCTCGCGGCCTTCGACACGCCGTACATCATCCTCAAGGGTGCCAACGGCACGCAGACGTTCGTCATCGAGATCGTGCAGCTCGCCTTCGTCGAGTCGCACAAGGTGGGTCTCGCCTCGGCGCTGGCGATCATCCTGCTCGTCATCACGCTCATCGTGGTCGTCGGGCTCCGGCGCCTGCTCCCGGACGAGAAGGTGAACCTCACGTGAGCGCCGTCCCCGGGACGCCCGCGCCGCTCCGCGACTCGCGGGCACGCGGCCGCATGCTCAGCGCGCTGAAGTACGCGTCCCTGCTCGCCGCGTCGGCGTTCATGCTCGTGCCGATGCTCGTCATCCTCTTCAACAGCCTGAAGAGCAACGACGAGCTCTTCTCCGGCTACCCGTTGGCGCTCCCGCACGGCCTGCACCTCAGCAACTACGCGACGGCGTGGACCGACGGCAACATGGCGCGCGGCTTCCTCAACACCGGGATCATCCTCGTGGTGTCGCTCGTGGGGAACATCCTCGTCGCGTCGATGACGGCGTACGCGCTGGACCGCTTCGAGTTCCGAGGGAAGAAGCTGGTGCTGGCAGGGTTCGTCGTCGCCACCCTGATCCCGGGGATCACCACGCAGGTCGCCGTCTTCCAGATCGTCAACCACCTCGGGCTGTTCAACACTCGCTGGTCCGCGATCCTGCTCTTCCTCGGCACGGACATCATCTCGATCTACATCTTCCTGCAGTTCCTCCGCGGCATCCCCCGCGAGCTCGACGAGGCGGCGGCGCTGGACGGCGCCAACGTCCTGTCGATCTTCTTCCGGATCATCTTCCCGCTGCTGCGCCCGGCGATCGCCACGGTCTGCATCGTCAAGGGCGTCGCGATCTACAACGACTTCTTCGTGCCGTTCCTCTACATGCCCAAACCGGAGCTGCAGACGGTGTCGACCTCGCTGTACGCCTTCCAGGGCCCGTACGGCGGGCAGTGGGAGATCATCTCGGCCGCGATCGTCATCATCGCGCTGCCCTCGCTCGTGCTCTTCCTGGCGCTCCAGCGCTACGTCTACAACGGGTTCACCTCGGGCGCGACCAAGTAGCCCTGCCCCGCCTGCTGGCCACAGCGCCACCGCCCGGCGGCGCCGTAGGCTGCCGTGGTCCCGTCTGCACCCGTCCACCCCCTGCTTCCGGGAGCTTCCGTGCTGCGTACCGACCTCCATGACGGCTGGACCGTCCGCGCCGTGGCCGGGGACCCGCCGCCCGACGTCGCGGCCGCCACCGTCCCTGCCACCGTGCCCGGCAGCGTGCACACCGACCTGCTGGCCGCCGGGCTGATCGCGGACCCGTACCTCGACCTCAACGAGCAGCTGCTGCAGTGGGTGGGCCGCACGGACTGGCGCTACGAGACGAGCTTCGCGTGGGCCGGCGGGGCGGACGAGCGCGTCGACCTCGTCCTCGAGGGGCTCGACACCGTGGCCAGGGTGGAGCTCAACGGGCGCACGGTCGCCGAGACGCGCAACATGCACCGCACCTACCGCGTCGACGTGGGCGCGCTGCTCTCCGTCGGGGACAACACGCTGGCCGTCGCCTTCCGCTCCCCGGTCAAGGCCGCGGACGAGGCGTCCGAGCAGATCGGCCGGCGCCCCCACGTCAACACCCACCCGTACAACGCCATCCGGAAGATGGCCTGCAACTTCGGCTGGGACTGGGGGCCCGACCTCGCCACCGTCGGGATCTGGAAGCCGATCAGCCTGCAGGCGTGGTCGGGTGCGCGGCTCGCAGCGGTGCGCCCGCTCGTCTCCGTGGACGGTACGCGGGGGATCGTCCGCGTCGCGGTCGACGTCGAGCGCGCCGGCCTGGCGGGCGACCTGCCGCTCGTCGCCCGGGTGGGCGACGTCACGGTCGAGTCCGTCGTGCCTGCCGGCGCCTCCTCCGCGGTCGTCGAGGTCGTGGTCGAGGACGCGGAGCTGTGGTGGCCGGTCGGCCACGGCGACCAGCCGCTCTACGACGTCACGGTCGAGCTCGGCGGCGACCTCGACACCTGGTCCGGTCGCGTCGGCTTCCGGACTGTCGAGCTGCGCACGGAGCCCGACGACCGCGGCACCTCGTTCACCTTCGTCATCAACGGCAGGCCGGTGTTCGTCAAGGGCGCCAACTGGATCCCGGACGACTGCTTCCTCGAGCGCGTGACGCGCGAGCGGTACGCCGCCCGGATCACGCAGTCGCTCGACGCCGGCATCAACCTGCTCCGCGTCTGGGGCGGGGGCATCTACGAGCAGGACGACTTCTACGAGCTCTGCGACGAGCAGGGACTGCTGGTGTGGCAGGACTTCCTCTTCGCCTGCGCGGCGTACTCCGAGGAGGAGCCGCTGCGCTCCGAGGTGGCGGCGGAGGCCCGCGACAACGTCACTCGGCTCGTCGCCCACCCGAGCCTCGTCCTGTGGAACGGCAACAACGAGAACATCTGGGGCTACCACGACTGGGGGTGGCAGGAGCGGCTCGACGGCCTGAGCTGGGGCGCGGGCTACTACGACGACCTGCTCCCGTCGATCGTCGCCGAGCTCGACGGCACCCGGCCGTACTCCAACGGCAGTCCGTACT
Proteins encoded in this region:
- a CDS encoding glycoside hydrolase family 5 protein, with the translated sequence MPRYGFNVQWLFTQSRPPQGPDERVLDAVAAWGFDFLRLPTDYRHWAVGGDPFRADEAVLQLVDQALEACRQRGIHLSLNLHRAPGYVITGWETEPYDLWSDQEPQDAFVATWERFAERYRGVPGEALSFDLVNEPPALGLRGFSRDAHERVIRRTHAAVRAVDPQRPVVIDGLDGGNLAMPELADLAGTTQSVRGYQPMAVSHYRAEWWPPSAELPAPAYPVEYDGRHWDRAGLRASYAPWRQLEQRGVPVHVGEFGCYEHTPDDVARAWFADLFAVFAEFGWGYALWEFEGPFGVVGHHRPGAAFEQRDGFLVDVGLLELLQSSRVRDAVTG
- a CDS encoding LacI family DNA-binding transcriptional regulator, which translates into the protein MDSPRTASSDAIASATQARTGIPVQERTADESGPSAPSPALSRATVTDVARLAGVSGKTVSRVFAGSSSVSPETRTRVLEAAQRLRFRPNSLARDLRRGGVSTTVAFVMGDLSNAFYSKVAAGIERELAEHGLTLVIAATDDEAAHEQRVVGAMLERRVRSLLLVPIAPDQGYLEGERQLGTPVICVDRPARNLVTDSVVFDNAAGAEAAVRSLVQHGHRRVAFVGSAPTLYTHEERLAGYRRALAAAGIAPRPEYERHDATDATEAERATRALLALPEPPTALLAGNNKASVGILAVRQGMLQPFAFVGFDDFDLAATLGVSVVAHDPGEMGRAAVRLALWRQDDLVSPPRQVVVPTWLVQRGSGELAP
- a CDS encoding ABC transporter substrate-binding protein, giving the protein MKKQAAVVLASAFALAACGSSGGKDTTASSSAAGGSAGVSAASGASAAPAGGEVAGDLTVLTHRTDLVNTVFKDYAKTFEAKYPEVHVKFEAVTDYEQTVRTRLNTNDYGDVVEIPGSVTPDQLSKYFVPLGTVDEESAKYNWVRPQSYQGESYGRPIVGNAQGILYNRKVWTAAGVTDLPKTPDEFLADLQKIKDTQKGVTPFYTNYKDGWPVTQWIGMRDSITGDPDVDNAYAHSDAPWASGTSLNITDTLLYDIVHQGLAEKDPTTTNWEASKKLIGTGKVATMALGSWAIVQMQAAAPSKDDIGYMPYPYQKDGKFYSQTGGDYNNAISIHSKNKAAAKAWIDWFSDESGYADHEGGIPVKKGAPLPATLSDFTKADVQLIELNPAPAGEEGLFNRIDQKSEIGVNDPKYHQRIIDAARGAKKETLQQIFDDLDAKWAAARKSTT
- a CDS encoding carbohydrate ABC transporter permease codes for the protein MTVVMGRAAREARGSGSPRGGSGRARKQPLLTTLTPYLFLLVPVTLLLVFVYLPSIDLVWYGFSDYAGLGTPKWVGLANYQEVYQRPELFRAFWVSLYYMVGSVVQMVLALYLATVLSFSVRFRNLWKGIIFFPFLLNTVAIAMIFQFAFQENGTVDAVLSLVGLGSVKQQWLGNTSIVNWSMVTVSIWRYLGLNFVIFLGAIQSIPGALYEAADLDGASRWQQFRYIIFPGIKPLVALSFILSIAGSLAAFDTPYIILKGANGTQTFVIEIVQLAFVESHKVGLASALAIILLVITLIVVVGLRRLLPDEKVNLT
- a CDS encoding carbohydrate ABC transporter permease, with amino-acid sequence MLSALKYASLLAASAFMLVPMLVILFNSLKSNDELFSGYPLALPHGLHLSNYATAWTDGNMARGFLNTGIILVVSLVGNILVASMTAYALDRFEFRGKKLVLAGFVVATLIPGITTQVAVFQIVNHLGLFNTRWSAILLFLGTDIISIYIFLQFLRGIPRELDEAAALDGANVLSIFFRIIFPLLRPAIATVCIVKGVAIYNDFFVPFLYMPKPELQTVSTSLYAFQGPYGGQWEIISAAIVIIALPSLVLFLALQRYVYNGFTSGATK
- a CDS encoding glycoside hydrolase family 2 protein gives rise to the protein MLRTDLHDGWTVRAVAGDPPPDVAAATVPATVPGSVHTDLLAAGLIADPYLDLNEQLLQWVGRTDWRYETSFAWAGGADERVDLVLEGLDTVARVELNGRTVAETRNMHRTYRVDVGALLSVGDNTLAVAFRSPVKAADEASEQIGRRPHVNTHPYNAIRKMACNFGWDWGPDLATVGIWKPISLQAWSGARLAAVRPLVSVDGTRGIVRVAVDVERAGLAGDLPLVARVGDVTVESVVPAGASSAVVEVVVEDAELWWPVGHGDQPLYDVTVELGGDLDTWSGRVGFRTVELRTEPDDRGTSFTFVINGRPVFVKGANWIPDDCFLERVTRERYAARITQSLDAGINLLRVWGGGIYEQDDFYELCDEQGLLVWQDFLFACAAYSEEEPLRSEVAAEARDNVTRLVAHPSLVLWNGNNENIWGYHDWGWQERLDGLSWGAGYYDDLLPSIVAELDGTRPYSNGSPYSVDPERHPNDPAHGSMHIWDVWNQRDYTVYRDYEPRFVSEFGWQGPPTWATLTRAISDEPLTPESPGVLLHQKAMEGNRKLETGLAPHLPQPRGMDDFHWATQLNQARAIAFGIEHFRSIAPHCSGAVVWQINDCWPVTSWAAVDGDGRKKPLWYALRRVFRPRLLTLQPRSGGLAVVVSNDSGEAWAGEVAVSRRAFDGRTLESAALPFSADAWGTVSVDLPKELTLAEDGTAELLVAEVPGAQRAVWFFAEDRDSALPAPELTTAVARTGRGYAVTVTAGALARDLTLLADKAAADAEVDEQLVTLLPGESVVFEVSTAAELDAAALTGWSVLRSANQLLHPRTP